The following proteins come from a genomic window of Streptococcus pneumoniae:
- the argS gene encoding arginine--tRNA ligase, whose product MNTKELIASELSSIIDSLDQEAVLKLLETPKNSEMGDIAFPAFSLAKVERKAPQMIAAELAEKMNSQAFEKVVATGPYVNFFLDKSAISAQVLQAVTTEKEHYADQNIGKQENVVIDMSSPNIAKPFSIGHLRSTVIGDSLSHIFQKIGYQTVKVNHLGDWGKQFGMLIVAYKKWGDEEAVKAHPIDELLKLYVRINAEAENDPSLDEEAREWFRKLENGDEEALALWQWFRDESLVEFNRLYNELKVEFDSYNGEAFYNDKMDAVVDILSEKGLLLESEGAQVVNLEKYGIEHPALIKKSDGATLYITRDLAAALYRKNEYQFAKSIYVVGQEQSAHFKQLKAVLQEMGYDWSDDITHVPFGLVTKEGKKLSTRKGNVILLEPTVAEAVSRAKVQIEAKNPELENKDQVAHAVGVGAIKFYDLKTDRTNGYDFDLEAMVSFEGETGPYVQYAYARIQSILRKADFKPETAGNYSLNDTESWEIIKLIQDFPRIINRAADNFEPSIIAKFAISLAQSFNKYYAHTRILDESPERDSRLALSYATAVVLKEALRLLGVEAPEKM is encoded by the coding sequence ATGAATACAAAAGAATTGATTGCTAGCGAATTATCTAGCATCATTGATAGCCTGGACCAAGAGGCTGTTTTAAAGTTACTGGAAACCCCTAAAAACTCAGAAATGGGAGACATTGCTTTCCCTGCCTTTTCTCTTGCAAAAGTCGAACGTAAAGCACCACAAATGATTGCGGCTGAACTGGCTGAAAAAATGAACAGCCAAGCCTTTGAAAAAGTTGTCGCAACAGGACCTTACGTTAACTTTTTCCTTGATAAATCTGCCATTTCTGCTCAAGTATTGCAAGCTGTTACCACTGAAAAAGAACACTATGCTGACCAAAATATTGGCAAACAAGAAAATGTTGTTATCGACATGTCTAGTCCGAATATCGCTAAACCATTTTCTATTGGCCACCTGCGTTCAACTGTTATCGGAGATAGCTTGTCACATATTTTCCAAAAAATCGGTTATCAAACGGTCAAGGTCAACCATTTGGGAGACTGGGGTAAACAATTTGGGATGTTGATTGTTGCCTACAAAAAATGGGGCGACGAAGAAGCTGTAAAAGCTCATCCAATCGATGAACTCCTTAAACTCTATGTCCGCATCAACGCTGAAGCTGAAAATGACCCTAGCTTGGATGAAGAAGCGCGCGAATGGTTCCGTAAACTTGAAAATGGAGATGAGGAAGCTCTCGCTCTTTGGCAATGGTTCCGCGATGAAAGTTTAGTGGAATTTAACCGCCTTTACAATGAATTGAAGGTTGAATTTGACAGCTATAACGGAGAAGCCTTCTACAATGATAAGATGGATGCAGTTGTAGACATTCTTTCTGAAAAAGGACTACTTCTTGAATCAGAAGGTGCCCAAGTTGTGAATCTTGAGAAATATGGAATTGAACATCCAGCCCTCATCAAGAAGTCTGATGGTGCAACTCTCTATATCACACGTGACTTGGCTGCAGCCCTCTACCGTAAAAATGAATACCAATTTGCTAAATCTATCTACGTCGTTGGTCAAGAGCAATCTGCCCACTTTAAACAACTCAAAGCTGTCTTGCAAGAGATGGGCTACGATTGGAGTGACGACATTACCCACGTTCCTTTTGGTCTGGTTACAAAAGAAGGGAAGAAGCTCTCTACTCGTAAAGGGAATGTCATCTTGCTAGAGCCTACTGTTGCAGAGGCTGTTAGCCGTGCCAAGGTCCAAATCGAGGCTAAAAATCCTGAACTAGAAAACAAAGACCAAGTAGCACATGCTGTTGGGGTTGGAGCCATTAAATTCTATGACCTCAAAACTGACCGTACAAATGGATACGACTTCGACCTAGAAGCTATGGTATCCTTCGAGGGTGAAACTGGACCTTACGTTCAATATGCCTACGCTCGTATCCAATCTATCTTACGCAAAGCCGATTTCAAACCAGAAACAGCTGGCAACTATAGCTTGAATGATACTGAAAGCTGGGAAATCATTAAACTCATTCAAGACTTCCCACGTATTATCAACCGTGCGGCAGATAACTTTGAACCTTCTATCATTGCTAAATTTGCAATTAGCCTGGCTCAATCCTTTAACAAATACTATGCACATACACGTATCTTGGATGAAAGCCCAGAACGCGACAGCCGTCTAGCCCTCAGCTACGCAACCGCAGTCGTTCTCAAAGAAGCCCTTCGCTTGCTTGGAGTAGAAGCGCCAGAGAAGATGTAA
- a CDS encoding gamma-glutamyl-gamma-aminobutyrate hydrolase family protein, whose product MARTVVGVTANLCPVDAEGKIIHSSVSCRFAEIIRQVGGLPLVIPVGDESVVRDYVEMIDKLILTGGQNVHPQFYGEKKTVESDDYNLVRDEFELALLKEALRQNKPIMAICRGVQLVNVAFGGTLNQEIEGHWQGLPFGTSHSIETVEGSVVAKLFGKESQVNSVHRQSIKDLAPNFRVTAIDSRDQTIEAIESIDEHRIIGLQWHPEFLVNEEDGNLELFEYLLNEL is encoded by the coding sequence ATGGCTAGAACGGTTGTAGGAGTTACTGCAAATCTATGTCCCGTAGACGCAGAAGGCAAAATCATTCATTCATCTGTATCTTGTAGATTCGCAGAGATCATTCGTCAAGTCGGTGGTCTCCCTTTAGTCATTCCTGTTGGTGATGAGTCAGTTGTACGTGATTATGTGGAAATGATTGACAAACTCATTTTGACAGGAGGCCAAAATGTTCATCCTCAGTTTTATGGAGAGAAAAAGACCGTCGAGAGCGATGATTACAATCTGGTCCGTGACGAATTTGAATTGGCACTCTTGAAGGAAGCGCTTCGTCAGAATAAACCAATTATGGCAATCTGTCGCGGTGTCCAACTTGTCAATGTTGCCTTTGGTGGAACCCTCAATCAAGAAATCGAAGGTCACTGGCAAGGACTACCTTTCGGGACATCTCACTCTATTGAGACAGTAGAAGGAAGCGTGGTGGCTAAGCTATTTGGGAAAGAAAGTCAGGTCAATTCAGTCCATCGTCAAAGCATTAAAGATTTGGCACCCAATTTCCGTGTAACTGCTATTGATTCAAGAGACCAAACTATTGAAGCGATTGAGTCTATCGACGAGCACCGCATTATCGGTTTACAGTGGCATCCAGAGTTTCTGGTTAATGAAGAAGATGGCAATTTAGAATTATTTGAGTATTTATTGAATGAACTGTAA
- the patA gene encoding multidrug efflux ABC transporter subunit PatA encodes MLIQKIKTYKWQALASLLMTGLMVASSLLQPRYLQEVLGALLTGKYEAIYSIGAWLIGVAVVGLVAGGLNVVLAAYIAQGVSSDLREDAFRKIQTFSYADIEQFNAGNLVVRMTNDINQIQNVVMMTFQILFRLPLLFIGSFILAVQTLPSLWWVIVLMVVLIFGLTAVMMGMMGPRFAKFQTLLERINAIAKENLRGVRVVKSFVQEKEQFAKFTEVSDELLGQNLYIGYAFSVVEPFMMLVGYGAVFLSIWLVAGMVQSDPSVVGSIASFVNYLSQIIFTIVMVGFLGNSVSRAMISMRRIRKILDAEPAMTFKDIPDEELVGSLSFENVTFTYPMDKEPMLKDVSFTIEPGQMVGVVGATGAGKSTLAQLIPRLFDPQEGAIKIGGKDIREVSEGTLRKTVSIVLQRAILFSGTIADNLRQGKGNATLFEMERAANIAQASEFIHRMEKTFESPVEERGTNFSGGQKQRMSIARGIVSNPRILIFDDSTSALDAKSERLVQEALNKDLKGTTTIIIAQKISSVVHADKILVLNQGRLIGQGTHADLVANNAVYREIYETQK; translated from the coding sequence ATGCTGATTCAGAAAATAAAAACCTACAAGTGGCAGGCCCTGGCTTCGCTCCTGATGACAGGCTTGATGGTTGCTAGTTCACTTCTGCAACCGCGTTATCTGCAGGAAGTCTTAGGCGCCCTCCTTACTGGGAAATATGAAGCTATTTATAGTATCGGGGCTTGGTTGATTGGTGTGGCCGTAGTCGGTCTAGTTGCTGGTGGACTCAATGTTGTCCTCGCAGCCTATATTGCCCAAGGAGTTTCATCCGACCTTCGGGAGGATGCCTTCCGTAAAATTCAAACCTTTTCTTATGCTGATATTGAACAATTTAATGCGGGAAATCTAGTCGTTCGAATGACAAATGATATCAACCAGATTCAGAACGTTGTCATGATGACCTTCCAGATTCTTTTCAGACTTCCCCTCTTGTTCATCGGTTCGTTTATCCTAGCGGTTCAAACCTTACCTTCTCTGTGGTGGGTGATTGTTCTCATGGTAGTCTTGATTTTTGGTTTGACTGCTGTCATGATGGGAATGATGGGGCCTCGTTTTGCCAAGTTTCAAACCCTTCTTGAGCGCATCAATGCCATTGCCAAGGAAAATTTACGTGGCGTTCGTGTGGTCAAGTCCTTTGTCCAAGAAAAAGAGCAATTTGCTAAGTTTACAGAGGTCTCAGACGAGCTTCTTGGTCAAAACCTTTACATTGGTTATGCCTTTTCAGTAGTGGAACCCTTTATGATGTTGGTTGGTTACGGGGCGGTCTTCCTCTCTATTTGGCTGGTCGCGGGAATGGTTCAGTCGGATCCGTCTGTTGTTGGTTCCATCGCTTCTTTTGTTAATTACCTAAGCCAGATTATCTTTACCATTGTTATGGTTGGATTTTTGGGAAATTCTGTCAGCCGTGCCATGATTTCCATGCGTCGTATTCGAAAAATTCTTGACGCAGAGCCAGCTATGACCTTCAAGGATATCCCAGATGAAGAGTTGGTTGGAAGCCTTAGCTTTGAAAATGTGACCTTTACCTATCCAATGGACAAGGAACCGATGCTGAAAGATGTGAGCTTTACTATTGAACCTGGTCAAATGGTTGGTGTAGTTGGAGCGACTGGTGCAGGAAAGTCAACCTTGGCTCAATTGATTCCACGTCTCTTTGATCCACAGGAAGGGGCTATCAAAATCGGAGGTAAGGATATTCGAGAAGTGAGTGAAGGAACCCTGCGTAAAACAGTTTCCATCGTTCTCCAACGTGCCATTCTTTTTAGTGGAACGATTGCAGATAACTTGAGACAGGGGAAGGGAAATGCTACTCTATTTGAAATGGAGCGCGCAGCCAATATTGCCCAGGCTAGTGAATTCATTCATCGTATGGAGAAAACCTTTGAAAGTCCAGTTGAAGAACGGGGAACCAATTTCTCTGGTGGACAAAAACAAAGGATGTCGATTGCGCGTGGGATTGTCAGCAATCCACGTATTCTGATTTTTGATGATTCGACCTCAGCCTTGGATGCCAAATCAGAGCGCTTGGTGCAAGAAGCTTTGAATAAGGACTTGAAGGGGACGACAACCATTATTATTGCTCAAAAAATTAGCTCGGTTGTCCATGCAGACAAGATCTTGGTTCTAAATCAAGGACGATTGATTGGTCAAGGCACGCATGCAGACTTGGTTGCCAACAATGCCGTTTACCGTGAAATCTATGAAACACAGAAATGA
- a CDS encoding glucose-6-phosphate isomerase, with translation MSHIKFDYSKVLDKFVAPHEVEYMQSQVTAADELIRKGTGAGSDFLGWLDLPEKYDREEFDRILKAAEQIKSDSDVLVVIGIGGSYLGAKAAIDFLNHHFANLQTKEERKAPQILYAGNSISSTYLADLVEYVADKDFSVNVISKSGTTTEPAIAFRVFKELLVKKYGQEEANKRIYATTDRQKGAVKVEADANGWETFVVPDDIGGRFSVLTAVGLLPIAASGADIKALMEGANAARKDYTSDKISENEAYQYAAVRNILYRKGYATEILVNYEPSLQYFSEWWKQLAGESEGKDQKGIYPTSANFSTDLHSLGQFIQEGTRIMFETVVRVDKPRKNVLIPTLEEDLDGLGYLQGKDVDFVNKKATDGVLLAHTDGDVPNMYVTLPEQDAFTLGYTIYFFELAIALSGYLNAINPFDQPGVEAYKRNMFALLGKPGFEELSKELNARL, from the coding sequence ATGTCACATATTAAATTTGATTATTCAAAAGTTTTAGACAAATTTGTTGCACCACATGAAGTGGAATACATGCAATCACAAGTAACAGCAGCAGATGAATTGATCCGTAAAGGAACTGGTGCTGGTAGCGACTTCTTGGGATGGTTGGACCTTCCTGAAAAATACGACCGCGAAGAATTTGACCGCATCTTGAAAGCTGCTGAGCAAATCAAGTCAGACAGCGATGTTTTGGTTGTGATCGGTATTGGTGGATCTTACCTTGGTGCAAAAGCAGCAATCGACTTCTTGAATCACCATTTTGCTAACTTGCAAACAAAAGAAGAACGCAAAGCTCCACAAATCCTTTACGCAGGAAACTCAATCTCATCTACTTACCTTGCTGACTTGGTAGAGTATGTTGCAGACAAAGACTTCTCAGTAAACGTAATTTCTAAATCAGGTACAACAACTGAACCAGCGATTGCTTTCCGTGTCTTTAAAGAACTCTTGGTTAAGAAATACGGTCAAGAAGAAGCTAACAAACGTATCTATGCAACAACTGACCGCCAAAAGGGTGCTGTTAAGGTTGAAGCAGACGCTAACGGTTGGGAAACATTTGTTGTTCCAGATGATATCGGTGGACGCTTCTCAGTATTGACAGCCGTTGGTTTGCTTCCAATCGCAGCATCAGGAGCTGACATCAAAGCTCTTATGGAAGGTGCGAATGCAGCTCGCAAAGACTACACTTCAGACAAAATCTCTGAAAACGAAGCTTACCAATACGCAGCTGTTCGTAACATCCTTTATCGTAAAGGCTATGCAACTGAGATCTTGGTAAACTATGAGCCATCACTTCAATACTTCTCAGAATGGTGGAAACAATTGGCTGGTGAATCAGAAGGAAAAGACCAAAAAGGTATCTACCCAACTTCAGCCAACTTCTCAACTGACTTGCACTCACTTGGTCAATTTATCCAAGAAGGAACTCGTATCATGTTTGAAACAGTTGTCCGTGTTGACAAACCTCGTAAAAACGTGCTTATTCCTACTTTGGAAGAAGACCTTGACGGACTTGGTTACCTTCAAGGAAAAGACGTTGACTTTGTAAACAAAAAAGCAACTGACGGTGTTCTTCTTGCCCACACAGATGGTGATGTACCAAACATGTATGTGACTCTTCCAGAGCAAGACGCTTTCACTCTTGGTTACACTATCTACTTCTTCGAATTGGCAATTGCCCTTTCAGGTTACTTGAATGCTATCAACCCATTTGACCAACCAGGTGTTGAAGCTTATAAACGTAACATGTTTGCCCTTCTTGGAAAACCAGGATTTGAAGAATTGAGCAAAGAACTTAACGCACGTCTATAA
- the patB gene encoding multidrug efflux ABC transporter subunit PatB, with translation MKTVQFFWHYFKVYKFSFVVVILMIVLATFAQALFPVFSGQAVTQLANLVQAYQNGNPELVWQSLSGIMVNLGLLVLVLFISSVIYMCLMTRVIAESTNEMRKGLFGKLAQLTVSFFDRRQDGDILSHFTSDLDNILQAFNESLIQVMSNIVLYIGLILVMFSRNVTLALITIASTPLAFLMLIFIVKMARKYTNLQQKEVGKLNAYMDESISGQKAVIVQGIQEDMMAGFLEQNERVRKATFKGRMFSGILFPVMNGMSLINTAIVIFAGSAVLLNDKSIETSTALGLIVMFAQFSQQYYQPIIQVAASWGSLQLAFTGAERIQEMFDAEEEIRPEKAPTFTKLQESVEISHIDFSYLPDKPILKDVSISAPKGQMTAVVGPTGSGKTTIMNLINRFYDVDAGGIYFDGKDIRGYDLDSLRSKVGIVLQDSVLFSGTIRDNIRFGVPDASQEMVEVAAKATHIHDYIESLPDKYDTLIDDDQSIFSTGQKQLISIARTLMTDPEVLILDEATSNVDTVTESKIQHAMEVVVAGRTSFVIAHRLKTILNADQIIVLKDGEVIERGNHHELLKLGGFYSELYHNQFVFE, from the coding sequence ATGAAGACAGTTCAATTTTTTTGGCATTATTTTAAGGTCTACAAGTTCTCATTTGTAGTTGTCATCCTGATGATTGTTCTGGCGACTTTTGCCCAAGCCCTCTTTCCAGTCTTTTCTGGACAAGCGGTGACGCAGCTAGCCAATTTAGTTCAAGCTTATCAAAATGGCAATCCAGAACTTGTATGGCAAAGCCTATCAGGAATCATGGTCAATCTTGGCCTGCTGGTTTTGGTTCTATTTATCTCTAGTGTAATATACATGTGTCTCATGACGCGCGTGATTGCAGAATCGACCAACGAGATGCGCAAAGGTCTCTTTGGTAAGCTTGCTCAGTTGACGGTTTCTTTCTTTGACCGTCGACAAGATGGCGATATCCTGTCTCATTTTACCAGTGATTTGGATAATATCCTCCAAGCCTTTAACGAAAGCTTGATTCAGGTCATGAGCAATATTGTTTTATACATTGGTCTGATTCTTGTCATGTTTTCGAGAAATGTGACGCTGGCTCTCATCACCATTGCCAGCACCCCATTGGCTTTCCTTATGCTGATTTTCATCGTGAAAATGGCACGCAAATACACCAACCTCCAGCAGAAAGAGGTAGGGAAGCTCAACGCCTATATGGATGAGAGCATCTCAGGCCAAAAAGCCGTGATTGTGCAAGGAATTCAAGAGGATATGATGGCAGGATTTCTTGAACAAAATGAGCGCGTGCGCAAGGCAACCTTTAAAGGAAGAATGTTCTCAGGAATTCTTTTCCCTGTCATGAATGGGATGAGCCTGATTAATACAGCCATCGTCATCTTTGCTGGTTCGGCTGTACTTTTGAATGATAAGTCTATTGAAACAAGTACAGCCCTAGGTTTGATTGTTATGTTTGCACAATTTTCACAGCAGTACTACCAGCCTATTATCCAAGTTGCAGCGAGTTGGGGAAGCCTTCAGTTGGCCTTTACTGGAGCTGAACGAATTCAGGAAATGTTTGATGCAGAGGAGGAAATCCGACCTGAAAAGGCTCCAACCTTCACTAAGTTGCAAGAAAGTGTTGAAATCAGTCATATCGATTTTTCATACTTGCCTGATAAACCTATTTTGAAAGATGTCAGCATTTCTGCCCCTAAAGGCCAGATGACAGCAGTTGTTGGGCCGACAGGTTCAGGAAAAACGACTATTATGAACCTCATCAATCGCTTTTATGATGTTGATGCTGGTGGTATTTATTTTGATGGTAAAGACATTCGTGGCTATGACTTAGATAGTCTTAGAAGCAAGGTGGGAATTGTATTGCAAGATTCGGTCTTGTTTAGCGGAACGATTCGAGACAATATCCGATTTGGTGTGCCAGATGCTAGTCAGGAAATGGTTGAGGTAGCAGCAAAAGCAACCCACATTCACGACTATATCGAAAGTTTGCCTGATAAGTACGATACTCTTATTGATGATGACCAGAGCATCTTTTCAACAGGGCAGAAGCAATTGATTTCAATCGCTCGAACCCTGATGACAGATCCAGAAGTTCTCATTCTCGATGAAGCAACTTCAAACGTAGATACGGTGACAGAAAGCAAGATTCAGCATGCCATGGAGGTGGTTGTAGCAGGTAGAACTAGTTTCGTCATTGCCCACCGCTTGAAAACCATTCTCAATGCAGATCAGATTATTGTCCTTAAAGATGGAGAAGTCATTGAACGTGGTAACCACCATGAACTTTTGAAGCTAGGTGGCTTTTATTCAGAACTCTATCACAATCAATTTGTTTTCGAATAA
- the mutS gene encoding DNA mismatch repair protein MutS → MAIEKLSPGMQQYVDIKKQYPDAFLLFRMGDFYELFYEDAVNAAQILEISLTSRNKNADNPIPMAGVPYHSAQQYIDVLIEQGYKVAIAEQMEDPKQAVGVVKREVVQVITPGTVVDSSKPDSQNNFLVAIDREGNQFGLAYMDLVTGDFYVTGLLDFTLVCGEIRNLKAREVVLGYDLSEEEEQILSRQMNLVLSYEKESFEDLHLLDLRLATVEQTASSKLLQYVHRTQMRELNHLKPVIRYEIKDFLQMDYATKASLDLVENARSGKKQGSLFWLLDETKTAMGMRLLRSWIHRPLIDKERIVQRQEVVQVFLDHFFERSDLTDSLKGVYDIERLASRVSFGKTNPKDLLQLATTLSSVPRIRAILEGMEQPALAYLIAQLDAIPELESLISAAIAPEAPHVITDGGIIRTGFDETLDKYRCVLREGTSWIAEIEAKERENSGISTLKIDYNKKDGYYFHVTNSQLGNVPAHFFRKATLKNSERFGTEELARIEGDMLEAREKSANLEYEIFMRIREEVGKYIQRLQALAQGIATVDVLQSLAVVAETQHLIRPEFGDDSQIDIRKGRHAVVEKVMGAQTYIPNTIQMAEDTSIQLVTGPNMSGKSTYMRQLAMTAVMAQLGSYVPAESAHLPIFDAIFTRIGAADDLVSGQSTFMVEMMEANNAISHATKNSLILFDELGRGTATYDGMALAQSIIEYIHEHIGAKTLFATHYHELTSLESSLQHLVNVHVATLEQDGQVTFLHKIEPGPADKSYGIHVAKIAGLPADLLARADKILTQLENQGTESPPPMRQTSAVTEQISLFDRAEEHPILAELAKLDVYNMTPMQVMNVLVELKQKL, encoded by the coding sequence ATGGCGATAGAAAAGCTATCACCCGGCATGCAACAGTATGTGGATATTAAAAAGCAATATCCAGATGCTTTTTTGCTCTTTCGGATGGGTGATTTTTATGAATTATTTTATGAGGATGCGGTCAATGCTGCGCAGATTCTGGAAATTTCCTTAACGAGTCGCAACAAGAATGCCGACAATCCGATCCCTATGGCGGGTGTTCCCTATCATTCTGCCCAACAGTATATCGATGTCTTGATTGAGCAGGGTTATAAGGTGGCTATCGCAGAGCAGATGGAAGATCCTAAACAAGCAGTTGGGGTTGTTAAACGAGAGGTTGTTCAGGTCATTACGCCAGGGACAGTGGTCGATAGCAGTAAGCCGGACAGTCAGAATAATTTTTTGGTTGCCATAGACCGCGAAGGCAATCAATTTGGCCTAGCTTATATGGATTTGGTGACGGGTGACTTTTATGTGACAGGTCTTTTGGATTTCACGCTGGTTTGTGGGGAAATCCGTAACCTCAAGGCTCGAGAAGTGGTGTTGGGTTATGACTTGTCTGAGGAAGAAGAACAAATCCTCAGCCGCCAGATGAATCTGGTACTCTCTTATGAAAAAGAAAGCTTTGAAGACCTTCATTTATTGGATTTGCGATTGGCAACGGTGGAGCAAACGGCATCTAGTAAGCTGCTCCAGTATGTTCATCGGACTCAGATGAGGGAATTGAACCACCTCAAACCTGTTATCCGCTACGAAATTAAGGATTTCTTGCAGATGGATTATGCGACCAAGGCTAGTCTGGATTTGGTTGAGAATGCTCGCTCAGGTAAGAAACAAGGCAGTCTTTTCTGGCTTTTGGATGAAACCAAAACGGCTATGGGGATGCGTCTCTTGCGTTCTTGGATTCATCGCCCCTTGATTGATAAGGAACGAATCGTCCAACGTCAAGAAGTGGTGCAGGTCTTTCTCGACCATTTCTTTGAGCGTAGTGACTTGACAGACAGTCTCAAGGGTGTTTATGACATTGAGCGCTTGGCTAGTCGTGTTTCTTTTGGCAAAACCAATCCAAAGGATCTCTTGCAGTTGGCGACTACCTTGTCTAGTGTGCCACGGATTCGTGCGATTTTAGAAGGGATGGAGCAACCTGCTCTAGCCTATCTCATTGCACAACTGGATGCAATCCCTGAGTTGGAGAGTTTGATTAGCGCAGCGATTGCTCCTGAAGCTCCTCATGTGATTACAGATGGGGGAATTATCCGGACTGGATTTGATGAGACTTTAGACAAGTATCGTTGCGTTCTCAGAGAAGGGACTAGCTGGATTGCTGAGATTGAGGCTAAGGAGCGAGAAAACTCTGGTATCAGCACGCTCAAGATTGACTACAATAAAAAGGATGGCTACTATTTTCATGTGACCAATTCGCAACTAGGAAATGTGCCAGCCCACTTTTTCCGCAAGGCGACGCTGAAAAACTCAGAACGCTTTGGAACCGAAGAATTAGCCCGTATCGAGGGAGATATGCTTGAGGCGCGTGAGAAGTCAGCCAACCTCGAATACGAAATATTTATGCGCATTCGTGAAGAGGTCGGCAAGTACATCCAGCGTTTACAAGCTCTAGCCCAAGGAATTGCGACGGTTGATGTCTTACAGAGTCTGGCGGTTGTGGCTGAAACCCAGCATTTGATTCGACCTGAGTTTGGTGACGATTCACAAATTGATATCCGGAAAGGGCGCCATGCTGTCGTTGAAAAGGTTATGGGGGCTCAGACCTATATTCCAAATACGATTCAGATGGCAGAAGATACCAGTATTCAACTGGTTACAGGACCAAACATGAGTGGGAAGTCTACCTATATGCGTCAGTTAGCCATGACGGCGGTTATGGCCCAGCTGGGTTCCTATGTTCCTGCTGAAAGCGCCCATTTACCGATTTTTGATGCGATTTTTACCCGTATCGGAGCAGCAGATGACTTGGTTTCGGGTCAGTCAACCTTTATGGTGGAGATGATGGAGGCCAATAATGCCATTTCGCATGCGACCAAGAACTCTCTCATTCTCTTTGATGAATTGGGACGTGGAACTGCAACTTATGACGGGATGGCTCTTGCTCAGTCCATCATCGAATATATCCATGAGCACATCGGAGCTAAGACCCTCTTTGCGACCCACTACCATGAGTTGACTAGTCTGGAGTCTAGTTTACAACACTTGGTCAATGTCCACGTGGCAACTCTGGAGCAGGATGGGCAGGTTACCTTCCTTCACAAGATTGAACCGGGACCAGCTGATAAATCCTACGGTATCCATGTTGCCAAGATTGCTGGCTTGCCAGCAGACCTTTTAGCAAGGGCGGATAAGATTTTGACTCAGCTAGAGAATCAAGGAACAGAGAGTCCTCCTCCCATGAGACAAACTAGTGCTGTCACTGAACAGATTTCACTCTTTGATAGGGCAGAAGAGCATCCTATCCTAGCAGAATTAGCTAAACTGGATGTGTATAATATGACACCTATGCAGGTTATGAATGTCTTAGTAGAGTTAAAACAGAAACTATAA
- the argR gene encoding arginine repressor: MRKRDRHQLIKKMITEEKLSTQKEIQDRLEAHNVCVTQTTLSRDLREIGLTKVKKNDMVYYVLVNETEKIDLVEFLSHHLEGVARAEFTLVLHTKLGEASVLANIVDVNKDEWILGTVAGANTLLVICRDQHVAKLMEDRLLDLMKDK; this comes from the coding sequence ATGAGAAAAAGAGATCGTCATCAGTTAATAAAAAAAATGATTACTGAGGAGAAATTAAGTACACAAAAAGAAATTCAAGATCGGTTGGAGGCGCACAATGTTTGTGTGACGCAGACAACCTTGTCTCGTGATTTGCGCGAAATCGGCTTGACCAAGGTCAAGAAAAATGATATGGTGTATTATGTACTAGTAAATGAGACAGAAAAGATTGATTTGGTGGAATTTTTGTCTCATCATTTAGAAGGTGTTGCAAGAGCAGAGTTTACCTTGGTGCTTCATACCAAATTGGGAGAAGCCTCTGTTTTGGCAAATATTGTAGATGTAAACAAGGATGAATGGATTTTAGGAACAGTTGCTGGTGCCAATACCTTATTGGTTATTTGTCGAGATCAGCACGTTGCCAAACTCATGGAAGATCGTTTGCTAGATTTGATGAAAGATAAGTAA